The Eleginops maclovinus isolate JMC-PN-2008 ecotype Puerto Natales chromosome 3, JC_Emac_rtc_rv5, whole genome shotgun sequence genome includes a region encoding these proteins:
- the erp44 gene encoding endoplasmic reticulum resident protein 44, with product MKLLAIYPSLDIRFVTVVLLVMGLSTPGQAEITSLDSANIDDVLNNAGVSIVNFYADWCRFSQMLHPIFEEASNIVREEFPETTQVVFARVDCDQHSDIAQRYRITKYPTLKLFRNGMMMKREYRGQRSVVAIADFIRQQQVNPVKELQSMEEINTLDRSKRNIIAYFESKDSDNYHTYAKVANILRDDCTFLSAFGAISQAERFSGDNIIYKPVGEGIPDMVYLGSLTNFDLTYAWAQDKCVPLVREITFENGEELTEEGIPFLILFHVKEDTQSLEKFQHEVARQLISEKGSINFLHADCEKFRHPLLHIQKTPADCPVIAIDSFRHMYVYPDFNDLNIPGKLRQFVLDLHSGKLHREFHHGPDPTDSTPGQEDTGVEVASSPPESSFQKLAPSETRYTILRRDRDEL from the exons CGTCCTAA ATAATGCTGGGGTGTCAATAGTTAATTTTTACGCAGACTG GTGCAGATTCAGTCAGATGCTCCACCCAATTTTTGAAGAGGCATCTAACATAGTGAGGGAGGAGTTCCCTGAAACCACGCAGGTGGTGTTTGCCCGTGTCGACTGCGACCAACATT CGGACATTGCCCAGCGGTACCGCATCACCAAGTATCCAACACTAAAGTTGTTCCGCAATgggatgatgatgaagagggaGTACAGGGGTCAGAGGTCGGTGGTGGCCATCGCTGACTTCATCCGCCAGCAGCAGGTCAACCCTGTGAAAGAGCTGCAATCAATGGAGGAGATTAATACTCTGGAT AGAAGCAAGAGAAACATCATAGCTTACTTTGAAAGTAAGGACTCTGATAACTACCACACATATGCAAAGGTTGCCAACATCCTTCGAGATGACTGCACGTTCCTGTCGGCCTTTGG AGCCATCTCTCAGGCCGAGCGCTTCAGTGGAGACAATATCATCTACAAGCCTGTCGGAGAGGGCATCCCCGACATGGTCTACCTCGGCTCACTCACCAACTTCGACCTGACCTACGCCTGGGCCCAGGACAAGTGTGTGCCTCTGGTTAGGGAGATCACCTTCGAAAATGGAGAG gAGTTGACTGAAGAAGGCATCCCTTTCCTCATCTTGTTCCACGTGAAAGAAGACACGCAGAGTTTAGAGAAGTTCCAGCATGAAGTGGCTCGCCAGCTCATCAGCGAGAAAG GGTCTATAAACTTCCTGCACGCAGACTGCGAGAAGTTCCGCCATCCTTTGCTCCATATCCAGAAAACTCCCGCTGACTGTCCCGTCATCGCTATCGACTCATTCAGACACATGTATGTCTATCCGGACTTTAACGACCTCAA TATCCCTGGAAAGCTGAGACAGTTTGTGTTGGACCTTCACTCTGGAAAGCTACACCGAGAGTTTCACCACGGCCCTGACCCCACGGACAGCACGCCCGGACAG GAGGACACGGGGGTGGAGGTGGCCAgcagccctccagagagttcgTTCCAGAAGCTGGCGCCCAGCGAGACTCGCTACACCATCCTCAGACGGGACCGCGACGAGCTGTGA